From Chloracidobacterium thermophilum B:
GCACCCCGTACCAAGCACCTTGATGTCTTTCATGGCAACCTCCTTATAACACCCAGTTGAAGACGTATCCCACGATCAAAATGCCGGTGGCGACGATGCCAATGAAGGCAGCTATCAGCCTGACTTTGAGCACCTTGCGCAGAATCACCATCTCTGGCAGGGACAACGCGATGACGCTCATCATAAAGGCCAGCACTGTGCCGACGGCTGCCCCCTTGTCCAGCAGTGCCTGAACCACCGGAATGATCCCGGCAGCGTTGGTGTACATCGGAACACCAAGCACAACCGCCAGCGGCACCGACCACCAGGCGGATTTGCCCATGAAGCTGGCCATGAAGTCCTGCGGCACATAGCCGTGAATGCCAGCCCCAATGGCAATGCCGGCCAGAATATACGGCCAGACCTTCCCGACGATGTCGCGCACACTTTGAAAGCCGGCGGCGAGACGTTCACCAAAGTCAACCTCCACGGCGGTGAACTGGGCTTCAGCTCTGGGAATGTCGCGCACCCAGTCTTCCAGATACGGCTCCATGTTCAACTTGCCGATGATCAAGCCAGCCACGATGGCCACGGATAAACCAAGTCCCAGATACAGCAGGGCGATTTTCCAGCCCAGCATGCCAAACAGGAGCGTCAGGGCAACCTCATTGACCATCGGGGCGGCAATCAGGAATGAGAATGTCACACCAAGCGGCACCCCGGCCTGTAAAAAGCCGATAAACAACGGCACGGCTGAACACGAACAGAAGGGCGTCACAATTCCCAGCAAAGCCGCCATGACATTGGCCAGCCCCTCTCTCCGACCAGCCAGCAGGGCGCGGGTTCGCTCAGGCGTGAAATAGGTATTAATCACCCCCATCACAAAGACAATGCCCGTCAGTAGCAGCAGCACCTTGGGCGTGTCGTAGAGGAAAAATTGCAACGCCGCACCAAGGTGGCTTTGGCGGTCAACCGGCAAAGCAGCCACTACCACTTCTGAAAGGGGCTGCAAGGTTTGATACAGGCCCCACCACAGCAGGGCCGCCAGGACAAGAAAGATTCGCGGGTGGTGTTGTGTCCAACGCACAGCCAGGGCACTCATGGCTCTCTCCCCCATTGTTCTCGGCAGCACAAAATCACTGGCTAGCAGCCATCTGTCAGGGAGACGAACAAGGTGGCAAAAGGATTCAGGATGCAGCCGAAGGTGACACGTGGCAACAGACGCGCCCGGACTCATCAAAGCGCACCTGGCAGTTCTCCACCAGGCGGTCGCGTAATCGTTTTCTGGCGCGCAGCAGGCGCGACTTGGCGGCCGGCAATGTCAGACCATGGGCTTCGGCGTAGGCGCGCACCGTTTGCCCCCGAAGATCGCAGGCTTCAATAATGTGCCGGTCCTCGGCTTCCAGTCGCAGCAGGTTGTGGCTGAGACACGCCTCCAGTTCATCTACGGGACGCCGTTCCACAACCGGTGCCGCCGCCAGGTGCTCCGGCAAGGACTCAACCGGCTTGGACAGACGCGCCCGGTCAATCACGGCATGACGGGCGACCTGGAACAGCCAGGCGCGGGGATTGTCGAGCGCGCAAAACGCCTGCCCCTGCCGCAGGGCCTTGAGAAACACTTCCTGGAGGAGGTCTTCCGCCGCGTCAGGATCGCTGGTCCGGTGTAACAGAAAAGCCAGCAGGGCTTTTTCGTATGCCTGCCAGGCATCCAGGAGACACCCGGACGCGCTATGTGCCTGGTTCATGATTTTCGTACCACGGTTTTTTGGCCACGGTTTTTTGGCATTGTTGGCTGGCGTTGACGGCTCTGACAACCAGACTTTGACAGCTCTTGAGGCGCAATGGCATCCTCACTGACTTTGGGCCAGTGGCTTTGGCCAACCATGACCACTATGGAATGTGGTCGCTTTGGATGTCCAGTCAAGGTCACGCCCCCTCCCCAAGTACAGGATGCGCGGCCATGACCTCCATCATCTGGGAATCGCAACTTACCTGCCCGGTCTGTGGGGCAACCACCGTGGAAACCATGCCGGCCGATGCCTGCCAGTTTTTTTACACCTGTGCCACCTGTGCAACCCTGCTGCGTCCGCAGCCCGGCAACTGCTGTGTGTTCTGCTCGTTTGGCTCAGTTCCCTGCCCACCGGTTCAGTTGATGCAGCATTCTGACCGACCATAACTCTGGACTGGCTTCGCCCGGACGGCCTTTGCGTCCGGCGCGCGACAACCTGAACCCTATGGAAACCAAAAACAGCTCCCAGACTTCCACGGCGTCCGAAAAGCCCAAGCGATCGGAGCTGCGCGAGTTCATCGAGATGATCATCACAACGCTCATCATGGCGTTGTTTGGCATCACCTTCGTCGTCCGTTCGGTCAATGTCCCGACCGGCTCGATGAACAACACCATCTATTCCGGCGATTTTCTGCTCGTCAACAAGTTCATTTTCGGCTACGAGGGCGGTATCCCCCTGGACGGCTTCACCCCCCACCGCCCCATCCGGCGGGGCGACATCATCGTGTTCAAGTTTCCGCAAAGCGAAGACCAGAACTACGTCAAACGGGTCATCGGACTGCCGGGTGAGACCATCGAGATTCGGGGGCAGCGCGTGTACATCAACGGGCAGGAACTCCCTGAAACGCGCGTCATTGCCGAAAGCGACCTGGAAGACAGCGGCCGGCTGAACATTCTCGAAGAACATCCCACCGCCGGGGCGCAGTGGAAGGTCTATTACCGTCCGGGATCAGACTTTGAGTATGAAACCCAGGATGCGGAGCCGCTCCCGGAACTGCTCCTGCCAAGCGGACGCTACCGCGACTACAAAAACGAACCGCACTATGGCATCGGGCGGCCGTTCAAGATTCCAGAGGGTTGCTACTTCGCCATGGGGGACAACCGCGACAACAGCCTCGACAGCCGCTACTGGGGGCCCGTTCCACGGGACTACGTCATCGGGCGGCCGCTGTTTGTCTATGCCTCGTTCGACCCCAATCCGCAGGCTTCGCTGGGCGAACGGCTGGGCTCCTTCTTCTCCAAGGGGCGCTGGAAACGGCTGGGGTCGCTGGTGAAGTAGGCGCTCTGGTGACGCACGGCGTCCCCGCCAGAAAATTTATTTCAAATCGGGCCGGCCGCAAAGTAGGTTGGAAACGAAGTTTCGGCTTCCACCCACTTTGGTTCCTTTTGCGAGGTCGTGCCCTATGATTGCCACGGAATCCGTCATTCAGGAGACGAAAGCGGCGGCGGCAGACAAAAGTCTCATCAGTCCGCGTTTTTATGTCACGGATTACAAGAAGATGAATGCCCTGCGGTTCGATCACATGGCCGAAGCGTTCAAGGCCATGCACAAACGCTTTGCCGATGATCCGAACAAGCATTTCTTCAAACGGGACGACGACCCAGACTTCGAGCAGGATTTCTCCCATCTCCCGCCGTCGTTCAAGGACTTTCTCATTCGTGGTTGTTTGGGTGAGTTTTCAGGGGCGCTGCTGTACAAGGAAATTGCGGACCGCATCGAAGACCCCATCCTGAGCGACACCTACCGGCTGATGGCGCGCGATGAAGGACGGCACAGCGGCTTCATCCGGCTGGCGATGCGCGATATCAATGCCGATCTCGACCTTCAGATGCTGCAAGGCGAAAAGGAATTCGTCAGCATGCATCCGAAAATCATCCTCTACACCACGTACCTTTCGGAAGTCATCGGCTACTTCCGCTACATCAACATCTATTCCCACCTCGAAGCCCATCCTGAATACCGTTACCATCCGATCTTCAAGTACTTCGGTGGCTGGTGCCAGGATGAACTCAAGCACGGCGACTTTATCGGCCTTCAGCTCGAAGCCCAGAAAAACATCTACCTGGACGGTGGCATCAACCGGTTGCTCATTCGCTTCTTCTCACTGGCCGTCTATGTGACGATGTGGTTGCGCGATCTCAAGGCGCAGGACTTTTATGCGTCCATCGGCCTGAACTGGCGGGAATATGACCTGAAGGTAATCCGGGAAACGAATGCCTATGCGCAGCGCGTGTTCGGGCTGCGGCTCGACGTGGACAATCCAAAGTTCATCCGCATTCTGGATCGCATGGCGGCACGTTACACGGAGATGACCAAACGTGAAGCCGAAGGCGCTGGCAAGCTGTCCCTCCTGCCACTGCAAGCGGCGATGACGATTGATTATCTGCGTTTGTTTGCCATGAAAGTGCGCACCGATGCGCCGCCGCCCATCCCCGAATACCCGGTGGCGCCAGTCATCAAGGGCTTCGCCAGCAAGTACAAAGGCCAGCCAGCCATGGCCTGAGGGCCATTTCCATGCCCACCGTCCTTGGCATTGCCATTCTGGGCAGCGGGCGCGTCGCACGCGCCCGCCTGCGCGAACTGCACGAGCGTTACGACACCCGTGTGGCCGTCGTTGCCTCCCACGATTTCAATCGGGCCTACGAACTGGCATTCCCGATTGCGGCGGCAGCCACTGAAGACTGGGAGGAAGCCATTGCGCGCCCGGATGTGGATGCCGTCATGGTGTGTTCGACCAACCCGCACCATGCCCGCATGGCACAGGCGGCAATTGCGGCCGGCAAACCGGTCAGTGTGGACTACCCGCTGGCGCTGACACTCGCCGACGCCGAACAGTTGGTTGAACAGGCCCGGGCGCGTGGCGTCGTGCTGCACGTCGAGCACATCGAGCTGCTTTCCGCCTGGTTTGAGGCTTTTCGGAAAGCCCTGCCCCGCATTGGGCGGATTCACCACATCACCTGGAACAACCTCAGCTCCCGCCCGGCAACTCCCGAAGACTGGACGTTTGACCGCGCACACGGCTTCTCGCTGTTCCAGCAGGCCAGTGTGCCCAGCCGCATCGTCGCCTGCGTGGGACAAATCACCTGGATTGAAGGCGAGGAAACGTTTTCCGATGAGCAGGGCACCCGCTTTGGGCGGCGTGCCACGCATCTGCGCTTCGGCTTCGGCGCAGAAGGCCGTGGAGACATCAACGATGTGCTCACCCGGCACGAGGAAACAGGGCCAGCGGCCGAATTACAGGCCGTGGGCGAGTCCGGCACACTCATCGGACGACAACACCGGGAGGTGTGGTACACAAACCCAGAGGGCGCAACGGAGTCCGTGCCGGTCATGCCGCGCAGCGGTCTGTTTGCCCACGACATCGCGGCGTTCCTCGACGCCATTGCCGGCCGTGGAACGCCGTATGTCTCTCTCGACCATGTACTTGAAGCTCTCCGTTTTGCCGATGCCGCCGAACGGGCAGTGAAAAGCGGTCAGCGGGTCACGCTGACATCGGACTGATCCCCTGCTCACCGGCAGCGAATCCATCACGTGGGGGCTGGACTCGTGGGCGACGGGAGCTAAATGGACTGGACGTAAGGCAGCAGTGCCAGGTGTTTGGCGCGTTTGATGGCCCGTGCCAGCCGACGCTGCATAGTTGGGTTCACGCCGGTCAGACGGCGCGGCAGGATACGCTTGTTGTCGCCGATGAACCGCTCAAGCAGCTTCACGTCCTTGTAGTCAATGTAGTCAATCTTGGCTTCCAGCAGCGGACACCGTTTCTTGCGCCGTCCCACCCGGCGGTTGCCACCGGGACGGTTGCCACTACCGGCAGCGCGGCGGGCAACGGTACTCCCCGCTGCACCCGCAGGACGCCGTTCCGGGCTGGATGTCGTTCCGGTGACGACTTCGGTTGTTTCGGTTGTTTCGTCTGACATACGCCTCTTTTTCTCCCTCAATAAATATACCGGCTGCCGGCAGCAGCCTTGGACACAAGTGCCGCCGGGTCCGGTATGGATTAATGAAGACTGGAATCCTTA
This genomic window contains:
- a CDS encoding permease, with product MSALAVRWTQHHPRIFLVLAALLWWGLYQTLQPLSEVVVAALPVDRQSHLGAALQFFLYDTPKVLLLLTGIVFVMGVINTYFTPERTRALLAGRREGLANVMAALLGIVTPFCSCSAVPLFIGFLQAGVPLGVTFSFLIAAPMVNEVALTLLFGMLGWKIALLYLGLGLSVAIVAGLIIGKLNMEPYLEDWVRDIPRAEAQFTAVEVDFGERLAAGFQSVRDIVGKVWPYILAGIAIGAGIHGYVPQDFMASFMGKSAWWSVPLAVVLGVPMYTNAAGIIPVVQALLDKGAAVGTVLAFMMSVIALSLPEMVILRKVLKVRLIAAFIGIVATGILIVGYVFNWVL
- a CDS encoding sigma-70 family RNA polymerase sigma factor, whose translation is MNQAHSASGCLLDAWQAYEKALLAFLLHRTSDPDAAEDLLQEVFLKALRQGQAFCALDNPRAWLFQVARHAVIDRARLSKPVESLPEHLAAAPVVERRPVDELEACLSHNLLRLEAEDRHIIEACDLRGQTVRAYAEAHGLTLPAAKSRLLRARKRLRDRLVENCQVRFDESGRVCCHVSPSAAS
- a CDS encoding GDCCVxC domain-containing (seleno)protein, whose protein sequence is MTSIIWESQLTCPVCGATTVETMPADACQFFYTCATCATLLRPQPGNCCVFCSFGSVPCPPVQLMQHSDRP
- the lepB gene encoding signal peptidase I, whose translation is METKNSSQTSTASEKPKRSELREFIEMIITTLIMALFGITFVVRSVNVPTGSMNNTIYSGDFLLVNKFIFGYEGGIPLDGFTPHRPIRRGDIIVFKFPQSEDQNYVKRVIGLPGETIEIRGQRVYINGQELPETRVIAESDLEDSGRLNILEEHPTAGAQWKVYYRPGSDFEYETQDAEPLPELLLPSGRYRDYKNEPHYGIGRPFKIPEGCYFAMGDNRDNSLDSRYWGPVPRDYVIGRPLFVYASFDPNPQASLGERLGSFFSKGRWKRLGSLVK
- the acsF gene encoding magnesium-protoporphyrin IX monomethyl ester (oxidative) cyclase, coding for MIATESVIQETKAAAADKSLISPRFYVTDYKKMNALRFDHMAEAFKAMHKRFADDPNKHFFKRDDDPDFEQDFSHLPPSFKDFLIRGCLGEFSGALLYKEIADRIEDPILSDTYRLMARDEGRHSGFIRLAMRDINADLDLQMLQGEKEFVSMHPKIILYTTYLSEVIGYFRYINIYSHLEAHPEYRYHPIFKYFGGWCQDELKHGDFIGLQLEAQKNIYLDGGINRLLIRFFSLAVYVTMWLRDLKAQDFYASIGLNWREYDLKVIRETNAYAQRVFGLRLDVDNPKFIRILDRMAARYTEMTKREAEGAGKLSLLPLQAAMTIDYLRLFAMKVRTDAPPPIPEYPVAPVIKGFASKYKGQPAMA
- a CDS encoding Gfo/Idh/MocA family protein codes for the protein MPTVLGIAILGSGRVARARLRELHERYDTRVAVVASHDFNRAYELAFPIAAAATEDWEEAIARPDVDAVMVCSTNPHHARMAQAAIAAGKPVSVDYPLALTLADAEQLVEQARARGVVLHVEHIELLSAWFEAFRKALPRIGRIHHITWNNLSSRPATPEDWTFDRAHGFSLFQQASVPSRIVACVGQITWIEGEETFSDEQGTRFGRRATHLRFGFGAEGRGDINDVLTRHEETGPAAELQAVGESGTLIGRQHREVWYTNPEGATESVPVMPRSGLFAHDIAAFLDAIAGRGTPYVSLDHVLEALRFADAAERAVKSGQRVTLTSD
- the rpsR gene encoding 30S ribosomal protein S18, with product MSDETTETTEVVTGTTSSPERRPAGAAGSTVARRAAGSGNRPGGNRRVGRRKKRCPLLEAKIDYIDYKDVKLLERFIGDNKRILPRRLTGVNPTMQRRLARAIKRAKHLALLPYVQSI